In Rhododendron vialii isolate Sample 1 chromosome 9a, ASM3025357v1, the following are encoded in one genomic region:
- the LOC131300361 gene encoding S-protein homolog 29-like: MIYCLSNTMKHFLFLQFLILSFFFVSTTLSSGSENRTSSSPPSKIHFTERSEVHIRSDLPNNSHPLYLRCQSGDTDFGMHKLYVGQEFYWKFRINPFGRTLYFCHFYWDKKQRIFNVFDKYSVRFLCVVPHSQDFVCIWKVREEAFYVSHDNKRFKKMHTWYGDEVVPST, from the coding sequence ATGATCTATTGCTTGAGTAACACAATGAAGCACTTCCTATTCCTCCAGTTTTTAATCCtgtcatttttctttgtttcgaCAACCTTGTCTTCGGGTTCAGAAAACAGAACCTCGTCTTCTCCACCGTCGAAAATCCATTTTACCGAACGGAGCGAGGTTCATATCCGGAGCGACCTCCCTAACAACTCACACCCGTTGTATTTACGTTGCCAATCCGGAGATACTGATTTCGGAATGCATAAGCTGTACGTCGGCCAGGAATTCTATTGGAAATTCAGGATCAATCCCTTCGGACGTACTCTCTACTTCTGCCATTTTTACTGGGACAAGAAACAGAGGATTTTTAATGTTTTCGATAAATATTCTGTGCGATTCTTGTGCGTTGTTCCCCACTCCCAAGACTTCGTGTGCATTTGGAAAGTGAGGGAGGAAGCTTTTTACGTTAGCCATGACAACAAGAGGTTCAAGAAAATGCATACATGGTATGGGGATGAGGTTGTGCCATCAACTTGA